One Gloeobacter morelensis MG652769 DNA window includes the following coding sequences:
- a CDS encoding amidohydrolase family protein has product MDLCIENLRTAAGIGALAIAGMEVSDLGAVRRRHRLHIDGAGCWLVPGLINAHDHLGLDLLPPLGEPPYPNSAAWGEAVFRPERSPLREVLRLRYGERLWWGAYRNLLAGVTTVQHHDRGHWCLRYLPVRVPPYRWQHRPDSHLGGSYGRGGRLFVHAAEGTDAQSHAEIRRLDELGLLGPASTVIHAIALDEADIARLAATGTGVVLCLTSNRFLYGRTAPVRALKAAGVPLAIGTDSTASGSLDLLAELRGARDWFGEAELLDLVTAAAACLLGVPQLGRLVAGAPADLVLIDNPRARTVAEAVLTARPEQIRLVLVGGEARLVRAPFERLRGRLQPLGVDGETTWLAGPIRRLLGRARALLGERLYFGRRFEV; this is encoded by the coding sequence GTGGATCTGTGCATCGAGAACCTGCGCACCGCAGCGGGCATCGGTGCGCTCGCGATTGCCGGGATGGAGGTAAGCGACCTCGGCGCGGTGCGCCGCCGCCACCGGCTGCACATAGATGGGGCCGGCTGCTGGCTGGTGCCGGGGCTCATCAACGCCCACGACCACCTGGGCCTCGATCTGTTGCCGCCCCTGGGCGAGCCGCCCTACCCCAACAGCGCCGCCTGGGGCGAAGCCGTCTTCCGTCCGGAGCGTTCTCCCCTGCGCGAGGTGCTGCGGTTGCGCTACGGCGAGCGGCTCTGGTGGGGGGCGTACCGCAACTTGCTGGCCGGGGTGACCACCGTGCAGCACCACGACCGCGGCCACTGGTGCCTGCGGTACCTGCCGGTGCGCGTCCCTCCCTATCGCTGGCAACACCGCCCCGACAGTCACCTGGGCGGCAGCTACGGCCGGGGCGGGCGGCTGTTTGTGCACGCCGCCGAGGGCACCGACGCCCAAAGCCATGCCGAGATCCGCAGGCTCGATGAACTCGGACTATTGGGGCCTGCCAGTACCGTCATCCACGCCATTGCCCTGGACGAGGCGGATATCGCCCGGCTCGCCGCCACCGGCACCGGCGTGGTACTCTGCCTGACGAGCAACCGCTTTTTGTACGGCCGCACCGCTCCGGTACGCGCCCTCAAGGCCGCCGGGGTGCCGCTCGCCATCGGCACCGACTCGACAGCGAGCGGCAGCCTGGATCTGCTCGCCGAACTGCGCGGTGCCAGAGATTGGTTCGGGGAGGCCGAATTGCTGGATCTAGTCACCGCCGCCGCCGCCTGCCTGCTGGGGGTGCCGCAGTTGGGGCGGCTGGTTGCGGGCGCCCCGGCGGATCTGGTGCTTATCGACAACCCACGCGCCCGGACTGTCGCCGAGGCGGTGCTCACCGCCCGTCCCGAGCAGATCCGGCTGGTACTGGTAGGTGGCGAAGCGCGCCTGGTGCGCGCTCCTTTTGAGCGGCTGCGCGGCCGATTGCAGCCGCTCGGTGTGGATGGTGAGACGACGTGGCTGGCCGGACCCATCCGCCGGCTGCTCGGACGCGCCCGGGCGCTACTCGGCGAGCGGCTCTACTTCGGCCGCCGATTCGAGGTCTAG
- a CDS encoding metal-dependent hydrolase family protein, with amino-acid sequence MHRWRWLGGLAAGMGLAMAAQAAEPAAEAVVAVRAGALVDTAAGRVLNDQTILIEGERVRAVGPSGTVGIPPGAQIIDLGRATVLPGLIEAHAHLTSDPFRAGYQGLGVSAIRDALYGAKAARDTLEAGFTTVRNVGAGAYGDVALRDAINDGDIPGPRLLVSGPALGIKGGHCDNNLLAPDFNYTAEGVADGPWAARAKVREVVKYGADLIKLCATGGVLSKNTDPGVQQYTFEEMQAIVEEAHKLGRKVAAHAHGTEGIKQAIRAGVDSIEHASLIDAEGMRLARQKGTALVMDIYVDEFILAEGERAGILPESLEKERKVGQLQRDNFRRALAAGDRIVFGTDAGVYPHGTNAKQFAYMIQYGMTPMQAIQAATVNAAELLGWQDKVGSITPGKYADLIAVETDPLKDVSALTRVSFVMKGGRVVKSAAPSAPVGQAR; translated from the coding sequence GTGCACAGATGGCGGTGGCTGGGGGGTCTGGCGGCGGGGATGGGCCTCGCGATGGCGGCCCAGGCGGCGGAGCCTGCGGCCGAGGCGGTGGTGGCGGTGCGGGCCGGGGCGCTGGTGGATACGGCGGCAGGCCGGGTGTTGAACGATCAGACCATTCTGATCGAGGGCGAGCGCGTGCGGGCGGTGGGGCCGAGCGGGACGGTGGGTATTCCGCCCGGTGCCCAGATTATTGACCTCGGCCGCGCCACGGTGCTGCCGGGGCTGATCGAAGCGCACGCGCATCTGACGAGTGACCCGTTTCGGGCCGGCTACCAGGGGCTTGGGGTCTCGGCGATCCGCGACGCGCTCTACGGGGCGAAGGCGGCGCGCGACACGCTGGAGGCGGGTTTCACCACGGTGCGCAACGTCGGTGCGGGGGCTTACGGCGATGTCGCCCTGCGCGACGCCATCAACGACGGGGACATTCCGGGGCCGCGCCTGCTGGTTTCAGGCCCGGCCTTGGGCATCAAAGGCGGCCACTGCGACAACAATTTGCTCGCCCCCGATTTCAACTACACCGCCGAGGGGGTGGCCGACGGCCCCTGGGCGGCCCGCGCCAAAGTGCGCGAGGTGGTCAAGTACGGGGCGGATCTGATCAAGCTCTGCGCCACCGGCGGGGTGCTCTCCAAGAACACCGACCCGGGCGTGCAGCAGTACACCTTCGAGGAGATGCAGGCCATCGTCGAAGAAGCCCACAAGCTGGGCCGCAAAGTCGCCGCCCACGCCCACGGCACCGAGGGTATCAAGCAGGCTATCCGGGCGGGCGTCGATTCGATCGAGCACGCGAGCCTGATCGACGCGGAGGGCATGCGCCTGGCCCGCCAAAAAGGCACCGCCCTGGTGATGGATATTTATGTCGACGAATTTATTCTTGCCGAAGGTGAGCGGGCAGGTATCCTGCCCGAGTCGCTCGAAAAGGAGCGCAAAGTCGGTCAACTGCAGCGCGATAACTTCCGGCGCGCCCTCGCCGCGGGCGACCGCATCGTCTTTGGCACCGACGCCGGGGTCTATCCCCACGGCACCAACGCCAAACAGTTCGCCTACATGATCCAGTACGGCATGACGCCGATGCAGGCGATCCAGGCGGCCACGGTGAACGCCGCCGAGTTGTTGGGCTGGCAGGACAAAGTTGGCTCGATCACCCCGGGCAAGTACGCCGATCTGATCGCCGTGGAGACCGATCCGCTCAAGGACGTGAGCGCCCTCACCCGGGTCAGTTTTGTGATGAAAGGTGGCCGGGTCGTCAAATCCGCCGCGCCGTCCGCACCGGTCGGGCAGGCGCGCTGA
- a CDS encoding NAD(P)H-quinone oxidoreductase subunit H, giving the protein MSMLETRAERMVINLGPHHPSMHGVLRLIVTLDGENVVDCVPVLGYLHRSMEKIAESRTIIQYLPYVTRWDYLATMFTEAITVNAPEQLAGVQVPRRARYIRVIMLELSRIASHLLWLGPFMADIGATSPFFYIFREREMIYDLFEAATGMRMMHNYFRVGGVAVDLPYGWVDKTRDFCNYLPPKIDEYERLITNNPIFRGRVEGLGYIGREDAINWGLSGPMLRASGVNWDLRKVDHYEIYDELDWNVAWDTGGDTLARYVVRVQEMRESVKMIRQALDQLPGGPYENLEAQRLSGGPKSEWNGFDYQFIGKKSSPTFKMPRGEHYVRVEAPKGELGVYLIGDDSTFPWRWKIRPPGFINLAVLPKLVQGTKLADLMAILGSVDIIMGEVDR; this is encoded by the coding sequence ATGTCGATGCTTGAGACCCGCGCGGAGCGCATGGTCATCAACCTCGGGCCACACCATCCCTCGATGCACGGTGTGCTGCGCCTGATTGTGACCCTCGACGGCGAGAATGTGGTCGATTGCGTGCCGGTGCTTGGCTATCTGCACCGCTCGATGGAGAAGATTGCCGAGAGCCGCACAATTATCCAGTACCTGCCCTACGTGACGCGCTGGGATTACCTGGCGACGATGTTCACCGAGGCGATTACCGTCAACGCGCCGGAGCAGCTGGCTGGGGTGCAGGTACCGCGCCGGGCGCGTTACATCCGTGTAATCATGCTCGAACTGTCACGGATTGCCAGCCATCTATTGTGGCTCGGACCGTTTATGGCCGACATCGGCGCCACCTCGCCGTTCTTCTATATCTTCCGCGAGCGGGAGATGATCTACGACCTCTTTGAGGCGGCTACCGGCATGCGGATGATGCACAATTACTTTCGCGTCGGCGGAGTGGCGGTGGATTTGCCCTACGGCTGGGTGGACAAGACAAGAGACTTTTGCAATTACCTGCCGCCCAAAATCGACGAGTACGAACGGCTAATCACCAACAACCCGATTTTCCGAGGCCGCGTCGAAGGCCTCGGCTACATCGGCCGCGAGGATGCGATCAACTGGGGGCTTTCCGGGCCGATGCTGCGCGCCTCGGGGGTCAACTGGGATCTGCGCAAGGTTGATCACTACGAAATTTACGACGAACTGGACTGGAATGTCGCCTGGGACACCGGCGGCGACACCCTGGCGCGCTACGTCGTGCGCGTCCAGGAGATGCGCGAATCGGTCAAAATGATTCGCCAGGCCCTCGATCAGTTGCCCGGCGGCCCCTACGAGAATCTGGAGGCCCAGCGGCTGTCCGGTGGCCCCAAATCCGAATGGAACGGCTTCGACTACCAGTTCATCGGCAAGAAGTCCTCTCCAACTTTTAAGATGCCCAGGGGCGAGCACTACGTGCGCGTCGAAGCGCCCAAGGGTGAGCTAGGGGTATATCTGATCGGCGACGACAGTACCTTCCCGTGGCGCTGGAAGATTCGGCCGCCCGGGTTTATTAACCTGGCGGTCCTGCCCAAGCTGGTGCAGGGGACGAAGCTTGCCGACTTGATGGCGATTCTCGGGTCGGTGGACATCATCATGGGCGAGGTCGACCGCTAG
- a CDS encoding DUF3155 domain-containing protein, with protein sequence MSRSAIPADRRGRQLLKQIPQFRICCSEDKPVTAARRFVQENNIVPPAVIAVQRNQQAAERFFWSTRGLFGARYAEEHYFLFPSLVAIVHQQANAGEQKVG encoded by the coding sequence GTGTCCAGAAGCGCCATCCCGGCAGACCGGCGCGGTCGCCAGCTGCTCAAACAGATTCCCCAGTTTCGCATTTGCTGCTCTGAGGACAAGCCGGTCACCGCCGCCCGCCGATTCGTTCAAGAAAACAACATCGTGCCGCCGGCGGTGATCGCAGTGCAGCGCAACCAGCAGGCGGCCGAGCGCTTTTTCTGGTCGACGCGGGGACTATTTGGGGCGCGCTACGCCGAGGAGCACTATTTTCTGTTTCCGTCGCTGGTGGCGATCGTGCACCAGCAGGCCAATGCGGGCGAGCAGAAAGTCGGCTGA
- the gltX gene encoding glutamate--tRNA ligase: protein MDFEQYESAYPPRELLPDALVTRIGPSPTGKAHIGTALQAVINRSLADGSGGAFLLRIEDTDRERFVEGAIEDLLAALDWLEIRPDESIEHGGNYGPYVQSERLPIYQAAARRLVEAGNAYYCFCTPERLESVRLAQQAAGKPTMYDRHCRNLGFEEVEKRRAAGEKAVVRLKVPDDTEIAFDDLVRGRIAFEAHTIDDGVLLKSDGFPTYHLAVVVDDHLMRVSQIIRGEEWIPSTPKHVLLYQYFGWPMPRIAHTPILRDMSRRKLSKRSGDTSITGYRVQGYLPEGLRNFLTRIIWPHPEGKDVYDHEEFVRLFKAADLPNTGPIVDPQLLDFINGQYLRRLSPAELYTATVEYLKFLLGLHQDIIFETYHPSAPIRQTLTRAELGSFYAAFTTNPTYTERVLTLEPERYKRLSDIVVSTGFFFPALFTPADPKLLAKPLGSPEKAGALLGEYLKLYRPEAAQAEWEQSVRELAREAGVKDGKLFMTLRVAVTGREQTPPLFEVITILGGDEVRRRLERAAALPVSL, encoded by the coding sequence ATGGATTTTGAGCAGTACGAATCAGCCTACCCACCCCGGGAGTTGCTCCCGGACGCACTGGTGACCCGCATCGGGCCGAGCCCGACGGGCAAGGCCCACATCGGCACGGCTTTGCAGGCGGTGATCAACCGGTCTTTGGCCGACGGCAGCGGTGGTGCCTTTTTATTGCGCATCGAAGATACCGACCGCGAGCGCTTTGTCGAAGGAGCAATTGAGGATCTGCTTGCAGCCCTCGACTGGCTGGAGATTCGACCCGACGAAAGTATCGAGCACGGTGGCAACTACGGCCCCTACGTCCAGAGCGAGCGGCTGCCTATCTACCAGGCGGCGGCGCGCCGGTTGGTGGAAGCAGGAAACGCCTACTATTGCTTTTGCACGCCGGAAAGGCTCGAATCGGTGCGTCTGGCCCAGCAGGCGGCGGGCAAGCCGACTATGTACGATCGCCACTGCCGCAATCTAGGTTTTGAGGAAGTCGAGAAGCGGCGCGCGGCCGGTGAAAAAGCGGTCGTGCGCCTGAAGGTGCCTGACGACACCGAAATTGCCTTTGACGATCTGGTGCGCGGCCGGATCGCCTTCGAGGCCCACACGATCGACGATGGCGTGCTGCTCAAGTCCGACGGCTTTCCTACCTATCACCTGGCGGTGGTCGTGGACGATCACCTGATGCGGGTAAGCCAGATTATCCGCGGCGAGGAGTGGATTCCTTCGACCCCCAAGCACGTGCTTCTGTACCAGTACTTTGGCTGGCCGATGCCGCGCATCGCCCACACGCCCATCCTGCGCGACATGAGCCGCCGCAAACTCTCCAAGCGCAGCGGCGACACATCGATCACCGGTTATCGGGTACAGGGGTACTTGCCTGAAGGTCTGCGCAATTTCCTCACCCGAATCATCTGGCCCCACCCGGAGGGCAAGGACGTCTACGACCACGAAGAATTCGTGCGGCTATTCAAGGCGGCAGATCTGCCCAACACCGGTCCCATCGTCGATCCACAGCTGCTCGATTTCATCAACGGCCAGTATCTGCGCCGACTCTCGCCTGCAGAACTTTACACCGCGACGGTGGAATATCTGAAATTCTTGCTGGGCTTGCATCAGGACATCATCTTCGAGACTTACCATCCTTCGGCTCCCATCAGACAGACCCTGACGCGCGCCGAACTGGGATCGTTCTATGCGGCTTTCACGACCAACCCGACTTACACCGAGCGGGTACTGACATTGGAGCCGGAGCGCTACAAGCGCCTGAGCGACATTGTCGTCAGCACCGGCTTTTTCTTCCCAGCGTTGTTTACCCCGGCGGACCCGAAACTCCTCGCCAAACCTTTGGGAAGCCCCGAGAAGGCAGGAGCATTGCTGGGTGAGTACCTCAAACTCTACCGACCGGAGGCCGCGCAGGCCGAGTGGGAGCAGAGCGTGCGCGAACTGGCCCGCGAAGCCGGGGTCAAAGACGGCAAGCTCTTCATGACCCTCCGCGTCGCCGTCACCGGCCGCGAGCAGACGCCGCCCCTGTTCGAGGTGATCACAATCCTGGGAGGAGACGAGGTGCGCCGCCGCCTGGAACGGGCTGCCGCGCTGCCGGTGTCTCTGTAG
- a CDS encoding ferredoxin:protochlorophyllide reductase (ATP-dependent) subunit N has protein sequence MVSQPTTIGGPQFECETGNYHTFCPISCVAWLYQKIEDSFFLVIGTKTCGYFLQNAMGVMIFAEPRYAMAELEEGDVNAKLNAYDELQRLCLQVKKDRNPSVIVWIGTCTTEIIKMDLEGIAPKLEDEIGIPIVVARANGLDYAFTQGEDTVLAAMASRCPAPQQVRSEAEKKERTGGLRTLLSLGKKDEKKAAGPTPSEYIEHPPLVLFGSLTDPVVNQLTLELKKQGIRVSGWLPAPRYTELPIVEQGVTFVAGVNPFLSRTASALQRRMRCNLITTPFPIGPDGTRSWIEAICQALGVTPKGLDEREQQIWDALRDDVEFLKGRSVFFMGDNLLEVSMARFLIRCGMIVHEVGIPYMDKRYQQGELDLLDRTCRELGHPSVRIVEKPDNYNQIQRIYQCKPDLVITGMAHANPLEARGITTKWSVEFTFAMIHGFTNAHDLLKMVRKPLDRNNALKSLGWEKLIQEA, from the coding sequence ATGGTTTCGCAGCCGACAACAATCGGTGGGCCGCAGTTCGAATGCGAGACGGGTAACTATCATACTTTTTGCCCGATCTCCTGCGTCGCCTGGCTCTACCAGAAGATCGAGGACAGTTTCTTTTTGGTGATCGGCACCAAGACCTGCGGGTATTTTTTGCAGAATGCCATGGGGGTGATGATCTTTGCCGAACCGCGCTACGCGATGGCCGAACTCGAAGAAGGCGACGTCAATGCCAAGCTCAACGCCTACGACGAGTTACAGCGGCTGTGCCTGCAGGTCAAAAAAGACCGCAACCCTTCGGTGATCGTCTGGATCGGCACCTGCACCACCGAAATCATCAAGATGGACCTCGAAGGGATTGCCCCCAAGCTCGAAGACGAGATCGGCATCCCCATCGTGGTGGCGCGGGCCAACGGCCTCGACTACGCCTTCACCCAGGGTGAGGACACGGTATTGGCCGCCATGGCCTCCCGCTGCCCGGCCCCGCAGCAAGTGCGCTCCGAAGCAGAGAAAAAAGAACGCACCGGCGGTTTGCGCACGCTATTGAGCCTCGGCAAAAAAGACGAGAAAAAAGCTGCCGGTCCCACCCCTTCGGAATACATCGAGCACCCGCCGCTGGTGCTATTCGGCTCGCTCACCGACCCGGTGGTCAACCAACTGACGCTGGAGCTGAAAAAACAGGGCATCCGCGTTTCCGGCTGGCTACCGGCGCCGCGCTACACGGAGTTACCCATCGTCGAGCAGGGGGTGACTTTTGTGGCCGGGGTCAATCCGTTTTTAAGCCGCACCGCCTCGGCCCTACAGCGCCGGATGCGCTGCAACTTGATCACAACACCTTTTCCGATCGGTCCTGACGGCACCCGCAGCTGGATCGAGGCCATCTGCCAGGCTCTTGGCGTCACCCCCAAAGGCCTCGATGAACGGGAGCAGCAGATCTGGGATGCGCTGCGCGACGACGTCGAATTTCTCAAGGGCCGCTCGGTCTTCTTCATGGGCGACAACCTGCTTGAAGTCTCGATGGCGCGCTTTTTGATCCGCTGCGGCATGATCGTCCACGAGGTGGGTATCCCCTACATGGACAAGCGCTACCAGCAGGGCGAACTCGATTTGCTCGACCGCACCTGCCGCGAACTCGGCCACCCGTCCGTGCGCATCGTCGAAAAACCGGACAACTACAACCAGATCCAGCGCATCTACCAGTGCAAACCCGACCTGGTGATTACGGGCATGGCCCACGCCAACCCCCTGGAGGCGCGCGGCATCACCACCAAGTGGTCGGTGGAGTTCACCTTTGCGATGATCCACGGCTTCACCAACGCCCACGACCTGCTGAAGATGGTGCGCAAGCCCCTCGACCGCAACAACGCCCTCAAGTCGCTGGGGTGGGAGAAGTTGATTCAGGAAGCTTAG
- the bcp gene encoding thioredoxin-dependent thiol peroxidase, with protein sequence MSEPLQVGDPAPDFTAEQTSGERLSLADLRGKKVVLYFYPRDNTPGCTKEACGLRDRYTQLQAAGVAVVGVSTDSVRSHQKFTEKFALPFALLADTEGAIARAYGAWGEKKFMGRTAIGILRHTVVIDEAGRIAYIYRKVKPEEHADQILRDLGIASGA encoded by the coding sequence ATGAGCGAACCGTTGCAGGTAGGCGATCCGGCGCCGGATTTTACTGCTGAGCAGACCAGCGGCGAGCGGCTGTCGCTCGCCGATCTGCGCGGCAAAAAAGTCGTGCTCTACTTCTATCCGCGCGACAACACCCCCGGCTGCACCAAGGAGGCCTGCGGCCTGCGCGACCGTTACACCCAACTGCAGGCGGCGGGTGTGGCCGTAGTCGGGGTGAGCACCGACAGCGTGCGTTCCCACCAGAAGTTCACCGAAAAGTTCGCCCTGCCCTTTGCGCTACTAGCCGACACCGAGGGCGCCATCGCCCGAGCCTACGGCGCGTGGGGCGAAAAGAAGTTCATGGGCCGCACTGCAATCGGGATCTTGCGCCACACCGTCGTCATCGACGAAGCGGGCCGCATCGCCTACATCTACAGGAAGGTCAAACCCGAGGAGCACGCCGATCAAATTCTGCGGGATCTGGGGATTGCTTCTGGGGCCTGA
- a CDS encoding YegS/Rv2252/BmrU family lipid kinase — translation MRESVTPEPCGRSACLIYNPVAGQGDAEADLRLIRSFLEPVFDLDIRFTTPEVGANALACAAVERGTQLVIASGGDGTLSAAAEALVGTGIPFGVISRGTANAFANALGLPLTLELACEAIIDGATRAVDVATCNGLPMVLLAGIGFEAEAVARTSREAKNWFGTLAYVWSGLQQLAEMQSFWVAIETPDLHIQTTATAITIANAAPPTSVLAQGCGACVFDDGLLDITVVAPNSAMEALAAAFDLFSSAVRAAALDRPDVGHLLAPWVRVVTDPPQVVAIDGEVVARTPLEVVCVPGGLRVIVPVDDLLEPHLAVEYLDLESAAEVEPLAE, via the coding sequence ATGCGCGAGTCTGTCACTCCCGAGCCCTGCGGGCGATCTGCCTGCCTCATCTACAACCCCGTGGCCGGACAGGGCGATGCGGAAGCCGATCTCCGGCTCATCCGTTCGTTTTTAGAACCGGTCTTTGATCTCGATATCCGCTTTACCACCCCGGAGGTTGGCGCGAACGCCCTGGCCTGCGCAGCGGTGGAGCGGGGCACACAGTTGGTGATCGCCTCGGGGGGCGATGGCACCCTCTCGGCGGCGGCCGAGGCGCTGGTCGGGACGGGCATCCCCTTTGGGGTGATCTCGCGCGGTACGGCCAACGCCTTCGCCAACGCCCTCGGCCTGCCGCTCACCCTCGAGCTGGCCTGCGAGGCGATTATCGACGGGGCGACACGGGCGGTGGATGTAGCAACCTGCAACGGACTACCGATGGTGCTGCTTGCGGGCATCGGCTTCGAGGCGGAGGCGGTGGCGCGCACCAGCCGGGAGGCCAAAAACTGGTTCGGCACCCTCGCCTACGTCTGGTCGGGATTGCAGCAGTTGGCCGAGATGCAGTCTTTTTGGGTGGCCATCGAGACACCGGATCTGCACATCCAAACCACCGCCACGGCCATCACGATCGCCAACGCCGCACCGCCCACCTCGGTGCTTGCCCAGGGCTGCGGCGCGTGCGTGTTCGACGACGGCCTGCTCGATATCACCGTGGTCGCCCCCAACAGCGCCATGGAAGCCCTCGCCGCTGCCTTCGACCTCTTCTCCTCGGCGGTGCGCGCCGCCGCCCTCGACCGTCCCGACGTCGGTCACCTGCTTGCTCCCTGGGTGCGCGTCGTCACCGACCCGCCCCAGGTGGTGGCCATCGATGGTGAAGTGGTGGCCCGGACGCCCTTGGAAGTGGTCTGCGTGCCGGGGGGACTGCGGGTGATCGTGCCCGTCGACGATTTGCTCGAACCGCACCTGGCGGTGGAGTACCTAGACCTCGAATCGGCGGCCGAAGTAGAGCCGCTCGCCGAGTAG
- a CDS encoding M15 family metallopeptidase — translation MTDFDDIPVIQRAATAAPMPAPAAQTSFPRPPVFVAALGVLFVVGLGLFLLLPKPGEDSPKAAQASAAASSAKSAGAPAGTLLGHYRYKEAFKGDLVQIDFWRDTDRPILLHKGAVERYRQLVQAARAQGVILVTLSGFRSERYQQEVYARQLGKAGTTSTATLINAPPGYSEHHTGYAIDFGDGTVPGANLRARFEQTPAFRWLTANARKFGFEMSFPKDNPQRVSYEPWHWRYVGDKRSIETFYLGKGR, via the coding sequence ATGACTGATTTTGATGACATCCCGGTAATCCAGCGCGCCGCTACCGCTGCGCCGATGCCCGCCCCGGCGGCGCAGACCAGTTTCCCCAGGCCCCCGGTGTTCGTCGCGGCGCTTGGAGTGCTTTTTGTCGTGGGTCTGGGGTTATTTTTGCTGTTGCCCAAGCCCGGGGAAGATTCGCCCAAGGCGGCCCAGGCGAGTGCCGCTGCGAGCAGTGCAAAGTCGGCGGGCGCGCCCGCAGGCACGCTGCTCGGTCATTACCGCTACAAAGAAGCTTTCAAGGGCGATCTGGTACAGATCGACTTCTGGCGGGACACCGACCGGCCCATCTTGCTGCACAAAGGGGCGGTGGAGCGTTATCGACAGCTGGTGCAGGCAGCCCGCGCGCAGGGGGTGATTTTGGTGACGCTCTCGGGATTCCGCTCCGAACGCTATCAGCAGGAAGTTTACGCGCGCCAGTTGGGCAAAGCCGGCACCACCAGCACCGCCACGCTCATCAACGCCCCGCCGGGCTACTCCGAGCATCACACCGGCTACGCCATCGACTTTGGTGACGGCACTGTGCCGGGGGCGAATCTGAGAGCGCGCTTCGAGCAGACCCCCGCCTTTCGCTGGCTGACCGCCAACGCCCGCAAGTTCGGCTTCGAGATGTCCTTTCCCAAGGACAATCCCCAACGGGTGAGCTACGAGCCCTGGCACTGGCGCTACGTGGGCGACAAGCGCAGCATCGAGACATTTTATCTGGGCAAGGGAAGGTAG
- a CDS encoding peroxiredoxin: MALNVGDKAPDFTAKDTHGNTVSLASLAGKKFVLYFYPKDDTPGCTKEACSFRDNWSTYQAQGIGVYGVSMDDEASHQAFTSKYALPFALLADTDGALTRAYDADAGNYAKRITYVIDEAGKISQVFTSVNTASHASDVLAAVGV; the protein is encoded by the coding sequence ATGGCCCTCAACGTCGGAGACAAAGCCCCCGACTTCACCGCCAAGGACACCCACGGCAACACCGTGTCGCTCGCCAGTCTGGCGGGCAAGAAGTTTGTCCTCTACTTTTATCCCAAAGACGACACCCCCGGCTGCACTAAAGAAGCCTGCTCCTTCCGCGACAACTGGTCGACTTATCAGGCCCAGGGTATTGGTGTCTACGGCGTGAGCATGGACGACGAAGCGTCCCACCAAGCCTTTACCAGCAAGTACGCCCTGCCCTTTGCCCTATTGGCCGACACCGACGGTGCGCTGACCAGAGCCTACGACGCCGACGCCGGCAACTACGCCAAGCGCATCACCTATGTCATCGACGAAGCGGGCAAGATTTCCCAGGTCTTCACCTCCGTCAATACCGCCTCCCACGCGAGCGATGTGCTCGCCGCCGTCGGTGTCTAG
- the bchL gene encoding ferredoxin:protochlorophyllide reductase (ATP-dependent) iron-sulfur ATP-binding protein: MKLAVYGKGGIGKSTTSCNISVALARRGRRVLQIGCDPKHDSTFTLTGFLIPTIIDTLEEKDYHYEDVYAEDVIYEGYGGVHCVEAGGPPAGAGCGGYVVGETMKLLKELRAFEDHDVILFDVLGDVVCGGFAAPLNYADYCVIITDNGFDALFAANRIAASCREKARTHPLKLAGLVGNRTNKRDLIDKYVEAVPMPVLEILPLIEDIRVSRVKGKTIFEMAETDPSLEPVCQYYLNIADHLLACPEGVVPQESPDRALFELLSDFYSRTPVPA, encoded by the coding sequence GTGAAGCTAGCAGTTTATGGCAAGGGCGGCATCGGAAAATCGACGACCAGTTGCAACATTTCGGTGGCTTTGGCCAGGCGTGGCCGACGGGTGTTGCAAATCGGTTGCGATCCGAAGCACGACAGCACATTTACCCTGACTGGGTTTCTCATCCCGACGATCATTGACACGCTCGAAGAGAAAGATTATCACTACGAAGATGTCTACGCCGAGGATGTGATTTACGAAGGTTATGGCGGCGTGCACTGCGTGGAGGCGGGCGGTCCGCCGGCGGGGGCCGGCTGCGGCGGCTACGTGGTGGGGGAGACGATGAAGCTGCTTAAAGAGTTGCGCGCCTTTGAAGATCACGACGTGATTCTGTTCGATGTCCTGGGCGATGTCGTCTGCGGCGGGTTCGCTGCCCCGCTCAATTACGCCGATTACTGCGTGATTATTACCGACAACGGATTTGACGCCCTATTTGCCGCCAACCGCATCGCCGCATCGTGCCGCGAGAAAGCCCGCACCCATCCGCTGAAACTGGCGGGTCTGGTGGGCAACCGCACCAATAAACGCGACCTCATCGACAAGTACGTCGAGGCGGTGCCGATGCCGGTACTAGAAATTTTGCCCCTCATCGAAGACATTCGCGTTTCGCGCGTCAAGGGCAAGACGATCTTCGAGATGGCTGAGACCGACCCTTCCCTCGAACCGGTCTGCCAGTACTACCTCAATATTGCCGATCATTTACTCGCCTGCCCCGAAGGCGTGGTGCCCCAGGAATCTCCCGACCGCGCGCTCTTTGAGCTGTTGTCGGACTTCTACAGCCGCACTCCCGTTCCCGCTTAA